The Cellulomonas sp. S1-8 genome has a window encoding:
- a CDS encoding glutamate synthase subunit beta, which yields MADPRGFLTTRHRELPADRPVAVRLLDWREVHAHRAAHPDDVALVRRQAGRCMDCGIPFCHVACPLGNEMPAWQDLAWRDQWVDAYDRLHATNNFPEVTGRICPAPCEAACVLGINDEPLTIRHVEVAVAEEGFARGLLTPHVPGRLSGRTVAVVGSGPAGLACAQQLTRAGHTVVVLERADRPGGLLRYGIPEFKLEMSVIDRRLEQMRAEGTRFRTGVDVGVDVTGEQLLARYDAVVVATGSTVPRDLPVPGHDLRGVVQAMTYLPQGNRVAVGDDVPGQVLATGLDVVVVGGGDTGADCLGTALRQGARSVTQLEILPSPPELRPADQPWPTYPRVLRTSSAHDEGGARVWATSSVQLLDDGAGAVRAVEVEDVETVDGRFRPVPGTRRELPAGLVLLALGFTGVEPGPLLDGLGVTRTARGAVARADDFATDVPGVFVAGDAGRGQSLVVWAIAEGRAAAASVDAYLMGASELPAPVRAGSASLGVRAAVR from the coding sequence GTGGCCGACCCCCGAGGCTTCCTGACGACGCGGCACCGCGAGCTGCCCGCCGACCGGCCGGTCGCCGTGCGCCTGCTCGACTGGCGTGAGGTCCACGCGCACCGCGCGGCCCACCCCGACGACGTCGCGCTGGTGCGCCGCCAGGCGGGACGCTGCATGGACTGCGGCATCCCGTTCTGCCACGTCGCGTGCCCGCTGGGCAACGAGATGCCCGCCTGGCAGGACCTCGCGTGGCGGGACCAGTGGGTCGACGCGTACGACCGGCTGCACGCCACCAACAACTTCCCCGAGGTCACCGGGCGCATCTGCCCGGCGCCGTGCGAGGCCGCGTGCGTCCTGGGGATCAACGACGAGCCGCTGACGATCCGCCACGTCGAGGTGGCCGTGGCCGAGGAGGGGTTCGCGCGCGGCCTGCTGACGCCGCACGTCCCGGGTCGGCTGTCGGGGCGCACGGTCGCGGTCGTCGGGTCCGGGCCGGCGGGCCTGGCGTGCGCGCAGCAGCTCACGCGCGCCGGGCACACGGTCGTCGTCCTCGAGCGGGCCGACCGCCCGGGCGGCCTGCTGCGTTACGGCATCCCCGAGTTCAAGCTCGAGATGTCCGTGATCGACCGGCGCCTGGAGCAGATGCGCGCCGAGGGCACACGGTTCCGCACGGGTGTCGACGTGGGTGTCGACGTCACGGGCGAGCAGCTGCTCGCGCGCTACGACGCGGTCGTGGTCGCCACCGGGTCGACCGTCCCGCGCGACCTGCCCGTGCCGGGCCACGACCTGCGGGGCGTCGTGCAGGCGATGACGTACCTGCCGCAGGGCAACCGGGTCGCCGTCGGTGACGACGTGCCGGGGCAGGTCCTGGCGACCGGCCTCGACGTCGTGGTGGTCGGCGGCGGCGACACCGGCGCCGACTGCCTGGGGACCGCGCTGCGGCAGGGCGCCCGCTCGGTCACGCAGCTCGAGATCCTGCCGAGCCCGCCGGAGCTGCGTCCCGCGGACCAGCCCTGGCCGACGTACCCGCGGGTGCTGCGCACGTCGAGCGCCCACGACGAGGGCGGCGCACGGGTCTGGGCGACGAGCTCCGTGCAGCTCCTCGACGACGGCGCCGGCGCGGTGCGCGCGGTCGAGGTGGAGGACGTCGAGACCGTCGACGGCCGGTTCCGCCCCGTCCCCGGGACGCGACGTGAGCTGCCCGCGGGGCTCGTGCTGCTCGCGCTGGGGTTCACGGGCGTCGAGCCGGGGCCGCTGCTCGACGGCCTCGGCGTGACCCGCACGGCGCGGGGCGCGGTCGCTCGCGCCGACGACTTCGCGACCGACGTGCCGGGCGTGTTCGTCGCGGGCGACGCGGGC
- a CDS encoding glycerophosphodiester phosphodiesterase family protein, which produces MRAGRDVDDGPGREPAPVARPRHPYFDDPSGVVALAHRGFALDGRENSLTAFGAAVDLGFRYVETDAHATSDHVAVALHDETLDRTTDAEGLVSELPWSVVRRALIGGVDPVPRLEDVLGTWPHLRVNIDVKSEHAIVPVADAIERTAAHDRVCVTSFSAARRRETLARLSLPVATSAATGEVVRFLAARHLRSARLAARALRHVDALQVPVADGRVRVVDAASVAAAHAVGRHVHVWTINDPAEMHRLLDLGVDGLVTDRADLLRDVLRSRHLWP; this is translated from the coding sequence GTGCGCGCGGGCCGGGACGTCGACGACGGTCCCGGACGCGAGCCCGCACCCGTGGCGAGGCCGCGCCACCCGTACTTCGACGACCCGAGCGGGGTCGTCGCGCTCGCGCACCGCGGCTTCGCGCTCGACGGGCGGGAGAACTCGCTGACGGCGTTCGGTGCCGCCGTCGACCTCGGGTTCCGGTACGTCGAGACCGACGCCCACGCCACGTCGGACCACGTCGCGGTGGCCCTGCACGACGAGACCCTCGACCGGACGACGGACGCCGAGGGCCTGGTGTCCGAGCTGCCGTGGTCCGTGGTGAGGCGGGCGCTCATCGGTGGCGTCGACCCGGTGCCGCGGCTGGAGGACGTGCTGGGGACGTGGCCCCACCTGCGCGTCAACATCGACGTCAAGAGCGAGCACGCGATCGTGCCCGTCGCCGACGCGATCGAGCGCACCGCCGCGCACGACCGCGTCTGCGTGACGTCGTTCTCGGCTGCCCGCCGCCGCGAGACGCTGGCCCGTCTGAGCCTGCCCGTGGCCACGTCGGCCGCGACGGGCGAGGTCGTGCGGTTCCTCGCCGCGCGGCACCTGCGCTCGGCGCGGCTCGCCGCCCGGGCGCTGCGCCACGTCGACGCCCTGCAGGTCCCGGTCGCCGACGGGCGGGTGCGGGTGGTCGACGCCGCCTCGGTCGCGGCCGCGCACGCCGTGGGCCGGCACGTGCACGTGTGGACGATCAACGACCCGGCCGAGATGCACCGCCTCCTCGACCTGGGCGTCGACGGCCTGGTCACGGACCGCGCCGACCTCCTCCGCGACGTCCTGCGCTCCCGCCACCTCTGGCCCTGA
- the recC gene encoding exodeoxyribonuclease V subunit gamma, producing the protein MTSVGYGRSGARASAGRLRVHTSERADVLVDALADLLADVPAGTDPFAREVVAVPTRGVERWVAQRLAHRLGAGPGGEAGVCAHIDLEPPARLVRDAVAAATGTSRDDDPWEPGRLVWHVLRAVDDAVATGASWAAPLARHVTDEPGARDDVRAGRRLRLAQRLAGAFTAYAAQRPSLVVAWAAGRDDDGAGAPLPADLVWQAPLWRAVRATLDVPSPAELLADAVRVLRTDPDRVDLPARLSVLGPTRLPRAHVDVLVALAAHRDVHVWLPHPSRALWERAGLAGAVGDVAPRRRAVPTVAVHPLLASAARDATELGLRLVATGADVTHHPAPAPPPTVLGALQAALRADARPTTRAVATTDDRSVQVHACHGRGRQVEVLREAVLGLLADDPSLQPRDVVVLCPDVEAFAPLVVAAFGAASTPGEPDDAGASGPRTAVHPGRTLRVRVADRAPARTNPLLRVLSELLALAGSRVTASGVVDLAGLPAVRRRYGFDDAAMERLRAWALESGVRWGEDQARRARYGLGAVAQGTWRTATDRLLLGVAMAEEDHRFVGSALPLDDVDSTDVDLAGRFAELVDRLTALLGELDGARPAGAWFDALDRALVLLTAADPTDAWQEVGARAVLTDARASATGTDVLLRLPDVVALLEPRLAGRPTRAGFRTGALTVCSLEPMRAVPHRVVCLLGLDDGAFPRTGAPDGDDVLARDPLVGERDRRSEDRQLFLDAVTAAGDHLVVVHSGADERTGAPRPPAVPVGELLDAVDEAVELPGGRTAREALVVHHPLQTVDERNFTPGALGRPGPFSFDDVDRRAAAVARGPRHPRPPLLTAPLPPLDEPVVDLDDLVSALEHPVRAFVRRRLGVVVPGEVEDLDDRLPLTLAPLDGWATGDRLLGAVLDGVDLQRAASAERRRGKVPPGNLGGAALADVATRVGAVADAAGPVLGSPATTVDVTVPLPGGRTLTGTVPGVHGDVLVRAVYARLSAKHRLRAWVRLLALVASPGALTVRGAATVGRGPGTRPTAATSWLAPPSPDDARRLLADLVAVRDRALCAPLPLPVAAAGTYAQRRHGHDDPAGALADAEHALRDRFEHTDEYHVLAWGDGFTLTAVAGDPTPGDRAAWPDEPTQLGALARTVWDALLTHEGRGPA; encoded by the coding sequence GTGACGTCGGTGGGGTACGGACGGTCCGGCGCTCGTGCGTCGGCGGGCCGGTTGCGCGTCCACACCTCCGAGCGCGCCGACGTGCTCGTCGACGCGCTGGCCGACCTGCTCGCCGACGTGCCCGCGGGCACCGACCCGTTCGCCCGTGAGGTCGTCGCGGTGCCGACGCGCGGCGTCGAGCGGTGGGTGGCGCAGCGGCTCGCGCACCGGCTGGGTGCGGGTCCCGGTGGTGAGGCGGGGGTCTGCGCCCACATCGACCTCGAGCCGCCCGCGCGCCTGGTCCGCGACGCGGTCGCGGCGGCCACGGGCACGTCGCGCGACGACGACCCGTGGGAGCCGGGACGCCTCGTGTGGCACGTGCTGCGCGCGGTCGACGACGCCGTCGCGACCGGGGCGTCGTGGGCCGCGCCGCTCGCCCGGCACGTCACCGACGAGCCCGGCGCGCGCGACGACGTGCGCGCGGGGCGTCGGCTGCGGCTCGCGCAACGGCTCGCGGGGGCGTTCACGGCGTACGCGGCGCAGCGGCCGTCGCTCGTCGTCGCGTGGGCGGCCGGTCGCGACGACGACGGCGCAGGCGCACCCCTGCCGGCCGACCTGGTGTGGCAGGCACCGCTGTGGCGCGCGGTGCGGGCCACGCTCGACGTGCCGAGCCCCGCGGAGCTGCTGGCCGACGCCGTGCGCGTGCTGCGGACCGACCCGGACCGGGTGGACCTGCCCGCGCGGCTGTCGGTGCTCGGCCCGACACGGCTGCCGCGCGCCCACGTCGACGTGCTCGTCGCACTGGCGGCGCACCGCGACGTGCACGTCTGGCTGCCGCACCCGTCGCGGGCCCTGTGGGAGCGCGCGGGCCTGGCGGGTGCGGTCGGCGACGTGGCACCGCGGCGGCGCGCGGTCCCGACGGTCGCGGTGCACCCGCTGCTCGCGTCGGCGGCGCGCGACGCGACCGAGCTCGGGCTGCGGCTCGTCGCGACGGGCGCCGACGTCACCCACCACCCGGCCCCCGCGCCGCCGCCGACGGTCCTCGGTGCGCTGCAGGCGGCGTTGCGCGCGGACGCGCGGCCCACCACACGCGCGGTCGCCACGACCGACGACCGCAGCGTGCAGGTGCACGCGTGCCACGGCCGGGGGCGTCAGGTCGAGGTGCTGCGGGAGGCGGTGCTCGGCCTGCTGGCCGACGACCCGTCGCTGCAGCCGCGCGACGTCGTCGTGCTGTGCCCGGACGTCGAGGCGTTCGCGCCGCTGGTCGTCGCCGCGTTCGGCGCCGCGTCGACGCCGGGTGAGCCGGACGACGCGGGCGCGTCCGGCCCCCGCACCGCCGTCCACCCGGGCCGGACGCTGCGCGTGCGCGTGGCCGACCGCGCCCCTGCGCGCACCAACCCGCTGCTGCGCGTGCTGTCCGAGCTGCTGGCGCTCGCGGGGTCGCGCGTCACGGCGTCGGGCGTCGTCGACCTCGCGGGGCTGCCCGCGGTGCGTCGGCGCTACGGGTTCGACGACGCCGCGATGGAGCGGCTGCGCGCGTGGGCGCTGGAGTCGGGCGTGCGGTGGGGCGAGGACCAGGCACGGCGCGCGCGGTACGGGCTGGGCGCGGTCGCGCAGGGGACGTGGCGCACGGCGACCGACCGCCTGCTGCTGGGCGTCGCGATGGCCGAGGAGGACCACCGGTTCGTCGGGTCGGCGCTGCCGCTGGACGACGTGGACAGCACGGACGTCGACCTCGCGGGCCGGTTCGCCGAGCTGGTCGACCGGCTCACGGCGCTGCTGGGCGAGCTGGACGGGGCGCGTCCGGCGGGTGCGTGGTTCGACGCGCTCGACCGCGCGCTGGTGCTGCTGACGGCGGCCGACCCGACGGACGCGTGGCAGGAGGTCGGGGCGCGTGCGGTGCTCACGGACGCGCGCGCGTCGGCGACGGGCACGGACGTGCTGCTGCGGCTGCCGGACGTGGTCGCGCTGCTCGAGCCGCGCCTCGCGGGCCGTCCGACGCGCGCGGGCTTCCGCACCGGCGCACTGACGGTGTGCTCGCTGGAGCCGATGCGCGCGGTGCCGCACCGCGTGGTCTGCCTGCTCGGCCTCGACGACGGCGCGTTCCCCCGGACGGGCGCCCCGGACGGCGACGACGTGCTGGCCCGCGACCCGCTGGTCGGCGAGCGCGACCGCCGCTCGGAGGACCGCCAGCTGTTCCTCGACGCGGTCACGGCGGCGGGCGACCACCTGGTCGTCGTGCACAGCGGCGCCGACGAGCGCACGGGCGCGCCCCGGCCGCCCGCGGTGCCGGTGGGTGAGCTGCTGGACGCGGTCGACGAGGCCGTCGAGCTGCCCGGCGGACGCACGGCCCGCGAGGCGCTCGTGGTGCACCACCCGCTGCAGACCGTCGACGAGCGCAACTTCACGCCCGGTGCGCTGGGGCGGCCCGGGCCGTTCAGCTTCGACGACGTGGACCGGCGGGCCGCGGCCGTCGCGCGCGGCCCGCGTCACCCGCGTCCACCGCTGCTCACCGCACCCCTGCCGCCGCTGGACGAGCCGGTGGTGGACCTCGACGACCTGGTCTCCGCGCTCGAGCACCCGGTCCGTGCGTTCGTGCGCCGCCGCCTCGGCGTCGTCGTCCCGGGCGAGGTCGAGGACCTGGACGACCGGCTGCCGCTCACGCTCGCCCCGCTGGACGGCTGGGCGACGGGCGACCGGTTGCTCGGTGCGGTCCTCGACGGGGTCGACCTGCAGCGGGCCGCGTCGGCCGAGCGCCGGCGCGGCAAGGTTCCGCCCGGCAACCTCGGCGGTGCGGCGCTCGCCGACGTCGCGACGCGGGTGGGGGCCGTCGCGGACGCCGCGGGCCCGGTGCTGGGCTCCCCCGCGACGACGGTCGACGTCACGGTGCCGCTGCCGGGCGGGCGCACGCTGACCGGGACCGTGCCCGGGGTGCACGGCGACGTGCTGGTCCGCGCGGTGTACGCGCGGCTGAGCGCCAAGCACCGGCTGCGCGCGTGGGTGCGGCTGCTGGCGCTGGTGGCGAGCCCGGGAGCCCTCACCGTGCGGGGGGCCGCCACGGTGGGACGCGGCCCGGGCACCCGGCCGACGGCGGCGACGTCGTGGCTCGCGCCGCCGTCGCCGGACGACGCGCGCCGGCTGCTCGCCGACCTCGTCGCGGTGCGGGACCGCGCGCTGTGCGCCCCGCTCCCCCTGCCCGTCGCCGCTGCCGGGACGTACGCGCAGCGCCGCCACGGGCACGACGACCCGGCAGGCGCGCTCGCGGACGCCGAGCACGCGCTGCGCGACCGCTTCGAGCACACCGACGAGTACCACGTGCTGGCGTGGGGCGACGGGTTCACGCTGACGGCCGTCGCGGGCGACCCGACCCCGGGCGACCGCGCCGCCTGGCCCGACGAGCCGACCCAGCTGGGCGCGCTCGCCCGCACGGTGTGGGACGCCCTGCTGACGCACGAGGGCCGGGGGCCGGCATGA